In Epinephelus moara isolate mb chromosome 20, YSFRI_EMoa_1.0, whole genome shotgun sequence, the genomic stretch GTGTCTCTGTCAGAGTATGAGGTATATTTCTAATTCTAGTCCAGACAGGCACAGTACTAATCGATCTATATTGGGTTTGTTACAGCGACAGCATCggtcatttttaaattaagagcATTACAGCGTTTCAAACATGACGCTTGATGTTTAGTGGCAGGCCAGAGCAACTTCGTCCCAAGACCATCAGCAGTTTTATGAGGGAGCTGGACGATAAAACTGCAACCAGTGCTTTCTATTCTCTGCCAATGTGTATTCATTTACTTGATAAACAATATCATTTGTTACTTTCAATGCCGCTGTCGTAAAGATGGACCGGGTTGGCTACGGCTACGAGGTGAAGGGAAGCAAAAAATAGGAACTGGAGCTACAGCAAAGACTACGATGTGGGCTACTAACAAGCATCctcactgttgctgtggcaacGTTACCTCTTGAACTCCGCCACTCAAGATTTTGGAGAGGAAAGAATGAAACAAGGAGGGGAGTTTGGCAAAGAAGCCATCATGCTGAAGGTAATGAAGTGgaaaaacaaagggaaacaaaGTTAGAGAGGAGCGGAGAACAAAAAGACAGATGGGGCGGTAATGAGTACTGACAAAAGATATGAACAAAGGTGTTAATGAACACAGACTGAAGGACAAAGTGCTGTTATATTGCACAGCTTTGCCCAGGTCTTATAGAGAGTAATTTAGCACCCCAGAGTCAGATGTGGTGTGCTGCAATTTCAAGAGCGCAATAACCGCCTTTGCTGTCACCCTGCTGACCTTGTTGCCCGTGGACCTCCTCTCCAGCAGCAGTCTGAAGCGGTTGGCCGTCTTCTTGTTGTCCTTTAGGCCCTGACCCAGCCCACGGTTATCATCCTGCATCAGCCGCCGGTCCATAATCACTTCAAGCTGGcctgagggaggaggaggaggagcgagGATGGCATCTATTACACAAAGCCTGTGTATTGAACTTTCGGACATCAGTCGATGAAGACAAACACTTTGAGCtatttgtcattttacaaaCGCCTCCATTATTCACATAACAATGATAAAAGGATTAGCTCGGTACATTAACGTGAGAGTATGAACTGTTTTGCTCTCTGAAAAACCTCTCGAGGGACAAGAGGCAGAGATAAGTGCTTCAATACCGTTCCATACAGAGCTAGAGAtggcaaacaaagaaaaagagagcgCTCTTTCAAAGATAGctttcattaaaaatgaaatgaagaaaaacgacacaacattaaataaaaagtaataaaacacaGACCACTCTCCAGACTGGTGACACCCAGGGACTGAGCTGTGTGCAGCGTGAGGCGGTGATGGCTGTCCTGGATGTACGCCTGGCTGGGCATGGGATAAAAGTTGGCCTGCAGGGGAAGTTTTAGGTAGTGGCGACGAGGCTGCATCTACAAGAAAAGATCAAACTCAGAATGACACAGTACTTCAAACTTAAAGCGCAAAGAAAGATGTGAACTTTTCAAGTCAGGGATAGTTAACTTGAGAGATACATATTGCGATATTCTCAAGTTTAAAAATCTCTCTGCCCCATTCTCTGGCTACTATCAGCTGACTGTGGGCGTCACTCTAAATTAATCCAACCAGATTTTACCCCCATCTCCCTAAAACAATCATATTGTTGCTGTCAAACTTTACAAATGTTCTCCTCTCTGTGGCTGTCAGGTGTCAGATCAGGACGAACAGATGTGACCCCTCTCCACCTCATTTACCCCCTGTGTTCTGCACATCCCCTGCCCAGTCCTGGTGCGTCTGGACTACATCAGGGGAATGTTCCTAAACTGACCATGGCATCTCTACTCTCTTAAATATACTATGTCACAATGTTATCTTATTGCTTTCCTTATTGCTTTTCCACTGCCGAGGGTGGGACTGACCTGGAAGCCATTGAGATCTGTGTAAAAGACGTCTCCACTCTGGATGTCTGTGACCAGTCGCATTGCCAGCTCCTTATTGGTCTGATCCCTGATGTCCACCATGGTGGTGATGTCTATAGACAACCCATCCACTCCTGTAAATACAAAACCATAAAGAACCAAACTCAGGCTACAAAGGGAAATGAGTGGAAAAATGCAGTCTAAAAAATGCTACTTTCAGAAAGTATTTTGCCAGCTGAAAGTAAAAACAAGGCCGCTcacaagcagaaaaaaaaggacttaatttaattattaattgttATTAATTTTGTAGAACATATTGGCCCTTGTTGTACCGTACCATCTGGTACGCTTAACTAAACATAAAAAGCTTTTGCAAAGGCCATTTGAACCGATTCCATTGTGCAGTTTTGTTTGATTATTACCTGGCACATTGTGTATGCGAATGGTCTGCTGAAAATGCTGGTAGTGTGCCACCACTTCCGAGAAGAGAGGCCCCTCCACAACTCGCACCACAGGTGGCTCTTTCTGGTTGTAGGGCTGAAAGCAGGATGTGAGAAAGTGTAATCATGAACAGAATTTGTGCTAAAAATGGGACAGGAAGGacgagaaagagacagaggggagaagCCAGAGGAGCAACCAACAGAATGTGTGACTAGATACAGTATGGCAGCTAAGCCCTTACGCTCTTGTTGTCTTTAAATCAAGGAGAGATGAAGCAGCACCCAGTCTGCCTACATTCCTGCCCTGAGCACCCCAGCATGGTACAATGACACAATACCCAAGAGAGACTCTATCAAAGCCTTCTGAGAGGCAAGGAAACATCTGAGATACAACAACTGAGAGAATACCTTTGCTTTTCCATCAGGCAGGAAGAGGTAAGCTCCACTTTTGTCTTTAGAGGGACGGGTGCCGTAGACCATGAACTGCATCTGAACCTTCACTTCCTGGGGATCATCCTTGCGCTTGATGCTCTGCGGATGGAAAAAAACGCcacaaagaggaagagagcacagaataataaaacagaattaGAAAAGAGATGAAAGGATGTTTGAGTAGCAACAAGACATGCCCTGTTCACTTTGATCAAACAGCCACGGTTTATTGGGAAATCAAGCTCAcggcctttttttttctccaaaaagatcaaagtttaaaaaaaacagatgagcAAATCCTTGATTCAGATATAAAGTCAACTTGTGTAAGAGCTGATAAAACACACACCTCCAGCAGGCCGGTGGTCCCAGAGAAGCCCAGGGTGAGAGACTGGCTGCTGATGTAGAACGTCTGAGGGTCGGACTGCTGAGAGCGGACGGGAAGGGGGTCCGCGGCTCGAGCAGTCGCGCCCCGacctgacagcctcagcagggTGTCAGAGCGGAGCGTCATGGGCGAGTCAGGTGAGTCGTAGAGATGGAACACAGCCAGGCCCAGCGGCGGCACACGGACCATGAACGTTGCCTGGATGAAGGTGGATATAAAGACAtaaagcattcacacacacaaagaattgaacaaacacacaaaagcctGAGTTTTACAGTGCTGGCTTCATTTTCTTATTATTCTGAGCAGCGAGTGTTGACCATAAGCCAttcattaaaagttaaaagcaTTTCGACATTAGCAACAGTGTGCTATAATTAAAATGTGATGAGAGGTGGTGTTAatgagtctctttgtgtttctctgctACATTTAAATTCACTGCTTACTGTGGGTGGAAAATGTATTTGGGCACAATAAATGAATCTACAGAGATGTGCTGAAGCAAAGgggaagggtttttttttcttactactGCAGATTCAGTACGCATTATGAGCTGATTCaatgggtgtgtttgttttgttttgagaacTGAAATTAAACACATCTGTTCCGGTGCTTACAGGTAGAGATCAACAAGAAAGATGAAAACTACACACTCAGAGATCTGAGGCCCTTTTTATTCAAAAATCTCTGTTTTGAAgcgttttaattttatttctacatCACATTACAAACATTATCTTGGCTTCTGTCAAAGTAAAACTTCTCATTTCtatccagacacacacaggctctATCTTTTTTccttgctttctctctctgggAGTAATTTAGGCTACTTAATTCATTAGGCAAGATGCATAATGGTACATGGAGACAGCTAAAAAAGTACTCCTCTGATTTAGCATTGCTCTCCTATTACATCGTTTTACTCACAATGGACACGATTGATGCAACACTACCAGAGATGCCATCCTTTTTAATATAGGCGTTCTTCCTCCTTGTCAAAAAACTGGTGCCTACacttagggatgtcccgatccgatattcagatcgggacatccctcggatcggtatcggccgccgatattagcaaaaaacgtgcatcggcatcggatcggactgcatggaaaaatgccgatccaagaaccccgatccagtttttcacagAGTCCAATCCAGGTTTTctggccagcccagcgctccacagttcaagcagtccattccagtgatccgctccagcacttactatcaatccaccaggccagcatgcagacggcagacacGCATGGAGGGAAGGGTgggaagagtagcggtcaacttagttaactgactatttgttttctgctctggtttttttgagagtgatatttttatttggtttacactcttactgtttaagtaaagagcactgatggcattgttttgagcacaattagtgaaactggagccatggatggactattgcttgtttaaacagttgtacaatattgtgtgcctgtgcaccaggctggcactgacacttgttaaatgtcaacaatgtcttgtggtgttaatcttttttttatttattagggggccaaagcacaagtgtgtggagtcttgctgctattttaatttcagtgttagacattttaaagatttattttgttgatttattttctatttattatggtgccaaagcagccaaagcaaaccagctatattttttatttaatgttaatgttcaagtttaaagtttgtttatttaaccctgttcacaataaacaggtcagtttctcacaccaactgttgtggatcattctaactaacctgattaagtagttgttcttgttagagtaatattgcttgatcaaaccttttctaacatgactgacaacaaaataagtcaatatgtataatacgcacttggatcggatcggtatcggccaaaactcaaggctgtaatatcggtatcagatcggaagtgaaaaagctggatcgggacatccctacctATACTTCCCCCAATGCAACTCAGCTGCTGACAGTTCGCACATTAAGTGTCTCTATAGTCTATTTTCTATTAACTTAAAAGGGACCTATGATGCTTATGCTCAGCTTCACACcatagatgtataaagagaagtgGCTGAAGCATTGGAGGtgttcctatgaaagttgctcagtggtgcatgaaggcaaaaaagttcaactgctGCATATACAAAACTCAGATGATGGGCACTGCTTCAGCACTGTGTGGCCCATGGAGCAGGTGCACTACAGATTTCTGCCGGCTATTTCCAGTTTCCCTCTCCACTACCttgaatggagataaaatgattcaattatgtggctcttctagactttcccaATTTTATcagaccgaatggatcaaataaaacaagttaTTTTGCAAGAGTGATGCTCAAAATGTTTCAATCACTGATGTACAAACGTCTCTTTTGTCTTGTAAGTCCAGGGGAAAAAGTCTTTCTGGGTGCAGGACATCACGTGACggatgtaattacactgtttggccactacaaaaactgCCGTCAAAGCTAAGCatacttcctgggggcctggtttGCAGCCATAGTTTGGGTATGTACtcgaccagtggttcccaacaggtccagccacagagtccagatttctcctcggTCATTAGTTCatggtccacacagtttaaaatcattagcgtcatacttgtgtttggtgaagtagctgtccattagtcgaTTACTatacagcagaaaatggcacGTCAAAATAAGACCTATGCGagagaaattcactgtacttcaaaataaggtGTGTTTCTTACAAACTTGCAGtctattcagaatggacccgcgacccacttttggaccacgacccaccagttgggaaccattgtaatagaacatgtttacatgctttaatgttctaaaaacactttatattacTCATACTGTCCATGCTGGAGCACCTGTTTTCACCCTCTGTCATAAACGCTGCATTTTTGTGCCCGTCTCTTTAAGACCCACccaaaaagcccagtctgctctgattggtcagcatctCCAGGTCTCACTGTCTCTAGACTCTGTCACAGCAGCAAGAGATTTCATGTAACAGAGTAGCAGGACTTTAtgttgtgaaaaatcaccagtaaGAGCTTCTAAAcaaaaatcttcacaaccagatatgttccagcaggaataaaaaaaaattaacaaaagaaattaacaacattagcAACGCAGGTTACaggtttccctgacgttagtaTGTAACTATATGTAGTAGTGTAGGTTACatgatgtaaacacttgcagtagtgtgtCTGGAGCAAATGACCATATGAAGAAATCAGTCACAAGCTGGCGTCAGCTTGTCTTGAAAGCAGAAGAAAAATTGGAGACAAAGTATTCAGAAAgttctgaagcctgaggtttttgttcacagggattacttttacctacatttacttttttatctGAAAACTTTAGCCACGTTTTATATAAACACCCgacattttaacattatataAATGGCAGGAAATAAGTAGAGCATAATAGGTCTCCTTTAAGCACATGGCTAAAACAGATCCAGTGTAGACAATGATGGAGAGCTGTGcagacactgctgctgctgtgctatGTTCCCGATATGCCAATTTGGCTATGCAAAAAACCAGCCGTGTCAGATAAATTTAGTCTCTTACCTCAAATACCTCTGCACTCATTTGACTGGCAGAGCTCCACTGAGCACTCAGCTGCACAGGGAGGGTCTGTCCATCCTCGGTAAGCACCCGCACCCTGACTGTGTTGACCAACACGGTCACCACGCACAGACGCTCCTGCTCGATGGGGTTAAACAGAACCAGGTATCTGGTAGTGAGGAGGGAAAAAGCAATCATAAGCACAGGATGAGCGAGGAGTGGTAGGTAGGAGGCAGCGGAGATGAAAGATTTCAGGGGACGCAGATAATACCTCGGCCCTGCTGGGTCCAGCTCGATTAAAGTGCGCTGAGGCAGAGAGTCTTGAGTAGCGCGCCTGTCATCCTACAAGATGAAGTATatgacacagaaaacacactgagaaaaatgcatattttgttCCTTCTGTTATTTTTCAAACAGTTTATTATACAGTGGCGGGAGTGTCCCTCCGTGTTCCCTCTTACTGTCTCCAGGAAGGGCTCCGTCTGGTAAAAGCGATAAAACTCTTTGTTTTTCATCACCAGGAAATGAGCAGCATTGATGATTACTCTTTTCAGGCCGATGAGTGAACGCAGTAATctagggaggaggaggaagaatcAATGGCTGACTGCAGCAGTCACAGCAGATGGCTTGTTTTTTGCTTCAGAGTATTGAACGGGTGGGTATAAAATagccacagagacagaggattAAAATGAGGTGgcacagtttttctttttcatataaaccctgttttttaaaaaagaatttaaTCTACCCGATCTATATTGTCATTTCTCTCTAAACCCTCAGAACCTCACCTGGTGCCGTAGTCTGTGACAACATTCTCCTTCGCAGTGCCGGTGATGGCATCGTGATGTTGGAAGAGGCCAACAGAGCGCCTCGCGTCGACTAGCAGGGCATAATCTGAGACTGGGTAGCGCCCTTCCATGCCCGCGTGCCGAGCGTTTGCAACCGCCAGGCTGTAGAGGATCTCTGCCCCCCTGAGGGATACAGACAAAGAGTTAGCACTGAGGAGCCTCTTAGTGGCTTTGTGTAGTCAGCTCATATTATTGGTGTCACAATACTGGAATCTCCAACTTCTATttaataccttgaaaaatactgatattTGATACCATTTTTCATACGGGAAAAAATGACACTGAGGGCatactgtttaaaaaatgttattaaaagaTAGATAAGAAGGCTGTAACATGACAACGACTTCTCTTTTCTTGGTTAGCAGCAGAACAGCAGAATAATTGTaggaaacattaacaataagtaACTAGTTTAAATACATTCATTccttttctgtaaccgcttatcctgttgggggtcgcagctGACAAGTGACATTGGGCGAGAAGCAGGGTACATCCATACTATCGCAAGGcaaacacatagagacagacaaccattcacattcacacctaaggccaatttagagtcaccaattaacctgcatgtctttggactgtgggaggaagccggagcacccacagaaaacccacgctgacacagggagaacatgcagaatCTGCACGGAGGGGCTCCTCCACCCCAGAGTTCAAACCCCCCCACCCTagatttgaaccaggaaccctcttgttgtgaagcaacgatgctaaccactgcaccaccatgctgcccatCACTTTGCTATTTTGAGACGACTTCTGATTCATGTGATGTAAACCACATTGTTTACTTTATCCACTTCCGCAAACTGCTCTGAAATCTAATTCTTGGATTCCTGCAGCTTACTCATGTGAATACATTTGTTTCTTAATGTAACCCACATTGTTGTTTCATTTTGATTCTTCACAGTAGAGAGAAACTGGAGAGTTCAACATTAAAGACACACGATAAATACTTTTTATGACCATACAAACTAAATCTATGTCCACACATCTTAATACAAAGTTCTGACGTACAGTTTATatgaaaaaacacaagcattttgtgttgcattttataATATATGCCTGTTTTCTGGTGTGTCTAGAAATGTAGTATTAAAGAAAAAACTTGTCTCTCCATATGAGAGTGATACCAGGTTTCAACAGGGCCAAACAATAAGGATTACCTGactgcccggggcaagtaaaatgcCAAATCAGGCTAGTAAATCTAGCAAATCACTTGCCCAAACAGacaattagtaaaaaaaaaaagaattaaacacatcattttttttttagagctgATGATGGGGGTGAGCCATCTCGCTTCCGTCTTATCTCTGTTGAgagttgcacatgtgcagtACCAATTAGTCTTTGTTATTTGGTAAATGccaatgaataaaataatttctaTGGGAGCACGTATCAACTGACTTCAGGCAAGTAGATTATTGACCAACTTGCCCAACCAGgcaagtgagaaaaaaacattattgttgGACCGTGTCCTATGCTGTATTTTGATTTGGATGGTGCCTTTAATTTGTAACCAGGATCATGCAGGTACATGTCCGCACCTTAACCCAGTACGTTAGACCAATGCACACCTTGTTTGCaatgcaaagaagaagaaacaaagtgCCTATTGTTGTATTCACTCACACAAACAGCTCCAGTGTCATAAATATGCCTCAGGTTGTGGGTGTCAGGTATCAGTGATGTGTGGTTAAATCCGCCTCACCTGAGATGTGACTCTATGACACGGTCCAGGCTCTTGTAAAATGGCCGAGAGGTGAAATAACCGGTCCAGTAGTGGTCCTCCCGGTCCGCATAGGCAAAGAAATCTCCACTAAGCACTGGGAAGTCTGCGGGTCTGGATCCCTGGGCCACTCCGTTCGCTTTGTATACAGCGTTGAAGTAGTCTGTGAGAGTCCCAAACTGAGCCTGGAGGATCAGccagacagatgacagacatTGTTCAAAAGAAAATTTGTTCAAATACAGCTGTACGGGGAAGAAAAGGAAGTTTCTCATTATAAACCACGCGCCTTTCATCTTACATGGCATCTTCTGAACCAAACATTGAGTCGTGACAGATTCTTTGTTCTGTCAGCAAGTTAAAATACCACTGCATGATTCATTATTACAAGAAAGGCTGTACAGAGCGATACACCACACGCTGCAAcgcacaaaaacaataaaaaaaaaaaaagatgcaaaagaaCAAATATTTGGCAACAATGTTTGTGACAGTTGACAAATCATTTTCTCACTTGTACGTGCATCTCTGGGTGAGAATTCATGTAGTCAAACAGCTTCTGATAGTTGATATACTGCTGATCCCATTCCAGCGCCTTGTCGTAGCGGAAGTCATCTCCCAGGGGAACGAGAAGCACCTTGCTGCGGTACAGTTTGGACTTTTTACGGTATTGATCTAGGAGCAGCTGTGCCCTGattgaggaagaggagagagaaaaaaaaaatggggacACATTTTTTGGCATCCAAACTGCCCTGCTTTGCATCAGCCAGATTTGTAGGGAAATCACTATAACCTTGGAAAGAGGAGGATCAAATTAGCCCTGGGGGTGTTTTCCATTAGCCACATATCCTCTGGAAAGTTCTGAAAAGACTATCTGCAGTCCGGGTCGGTCTCCCACCGTTCAGCCACCCTCTCTGGCTGTTGCTGTTGTCGCTGGCGCAAGTTCAAGTTCGGTTTATTTGTGAGGGACCATTAGAGATAACACGGAGAGTTTTGCAACAGCAGTGACCAAAATGCTGCGCATGTGTGTATTCTACATCCacgtaaaacaaacaaacagtgttgACAAGCTCAGCTTTGGTTATATAAGGACAGACCCAAGAGCAGAACATTTTACAGTTTGGTGGACAAACAGGGTAATGGAAACACTGTCTCTAAAtagcaaacataaaaacagatgttttgcatttttgtattgtatttccTGTTACTAAAGGGCCAATATACACACCGCAGCTGTAATCATTTTCGTTATGGATTAATCTGCccattattttctcatttaatcCATTGGTCTGtacaatgtcagaaaatagtgaaccATAGCCCAATCTGATGACCTCAAATGTCTCGTCATGTCATTAtactatcacataaaacaaaggaaaacagcAACTGCTTACCTGTAAGCTGTAACTACAGAACATTTGGCATTTTTACTCAATGAATAACTTAAACGAtcaatcaattatcaaattacAGATGCAGATACGTCCTCTGAGAATCAACTTAGCAACTAATCAGCTCTACTTTCAACTCTATGataccctttttccaccaaaattagtgcaCAGATGCTGGTTTTTCAAACGCAGGATAATCCATTAAAAATAGCCGATAGACTCCTTTCCAATGCCAGTAGATGAGTATGAGGGTTTTTTTAACTTCGTCACATTCCACGTCACAAATATGCCTCAAacagacttctttttttttaatatctgttACTCATtcgtctctctttcaaacttgttGCTGACTAATTTGATGTTAGAGCGCTGCTTGGACGGAGTCAGACAGAACTTGTGACTGAGATGACAGGGAGTCACATAAGTTACCGacgctcacattcacaactATGGTGCAAtttggagtcaccaattaacctaacctgcatgagAACcaggagagaacccacgctgacacggggagaacatgcaggcaCCAGAAAAGTGGTGAAAATTAGCATGTCCTCCCTGAGTGTCATGgttccatcactgccaatca encodes the following:
- the man2a2 gene encoding alpha-mannosidase 2x isoform X2, coding for MKLRKQVTVCGGAIFCVAVFSLYLMLDRVQHDPARRQNGGNFPRSQISVLQNRIEQLEQLLEENHQIISHIKDSVMELTDTGAVSPSGHLPFRSANGSWVLPFDGRPTFLAVKPQDCQPALGSHGQADVQMLDVYSILKFDNPDGGVWKQGFDITYEADEWDNEPLQVFVVPHSHNDPGWIKTFDKYFTDQTQHILNNMVVKLAEDPRRKFIWSEISFFSKWWETADVHKQEAMRKLILGGQLEIVTGGWVMTDEANVHYFAMIDQLIEGHQWLERNLGITPRSGWAVDPFGHSATMPYLLKRANLTSMLIQRVHYSIKKHFASTRSLEFMWRQAWDTGSSTDMFCHMMPFYSYDVPHTCGPDPKICCQFDFKRLPGGRINCPWKVPPKTVVEANVAERAQLLLDQYRKKSKLYRSKVLLVPLGDDFRYDKALEWDQQYINYQKLFDYMNSHPEMHVQAQFGTLTDYFNAVYKANGVAQGSRPADFPVLSGDFFAYADREDHYWTGYFTSRPFYKSLDRVIESHLRGAEILYSLAVANARHAGMEGRYPVSDYALLVDARRSVGLFQHHDAITGTAKENVVTDYGTRLLRSLIGLKRVIINAAHFLVMKNKEFYRFYQTEPFLETDDRRATQDSLPQRTLIELDPAGPRYLVLFNPIEQERLCVVTVLVNTVRVRVLTEDGQTLPVQLSAQWSSASQMSAEVFEATFMVRVPPLGLAVFHLYDSPDSPMTLRSDTLLRLSGRGATARAADPLPVRSQQSDPQTFYISSQSLTLGFSGTTGLLESIKRKDDPQEVKVQMQFMVYGTRPSKDKSGAYLFLPDGKAKPYNQKEPPVVRVVEGPLFSEVVAHYQHFQQTIRIHNVPGVDGLSIDITTMVDIRDQTNKELAMRLVTDIQSGDVFYTDLNGFQMQPRRHYLKLPLQANFYPMPSQAYIQDSHHRLTLHTAQSLGVTSLESGQLEVIMDRRLMQDDNRGLGQGLKDNKKTANRFRLLLERRSTGNKMMDSATTSFPSILSHMTNSFLNHEVLALPVLPKRRGIPPLQTFAPLKSILPCDFHLLNLRSIQGQDPNSPSPYTALLLHRLALDCGLESQNLGFNCTTTQGQLSVSGLFKNLDLQLLQPMSLTLMHSSAPLANDSTISLDPMEISAFKLKLR
- the man2a2 gene encoding alpha-mannosidase 2x isoform X1, whose product is MKLRKQVTVCGGAIFCVAVFSLYLMLDRVQHDPARRQNGGNFPRSQISVLQNRIEQLEQLLEENHQIISHIKDSVMELTDTGAVSPSGHLPFRSANGSWVLPFDGRPTFLAVKPQDCQPALGSHGQADVQMLDVYSILKFDNPDGGVWKQGFDITYEADEWDNEPLQVFVVPHSHNDPGWIKTFDKYFTDQTQHILNNMVVKLAEDPRRKFIWSEISFFSKWWETADVHKQEAMRKLILGGQLEIVTGGWVMTDEANVHYFAMIDQLIEGHQWLERNLGITPRSGWAVDPFGHSATMPYLLKRANLTSMLIQRVHYSIKKHFASTRSLEFMWRQAWDTGSSTDMFCHMMPFYSYDVPHTCGPDPKICCQFDFKRLPGGRINCPWKVPPKTVVEANVAERAQLLLDQYRKKSKLYRSKVLLVPLGDDFRYDKALEWDQQYINYQKLFDYMNSHPEMHVQAQFGTLTDYFNAVYKANGVAQGSRPADFPVLSGDFFAYADREDHYWTGYFTSRPFYKSLDRVIESHLRGAEILYSLAVANARHAGMEGRYPVSDYALLVDARRSVGLFQHHDAITGTAKENVVTDYGTRLLRSLIGLKRVIINAAHFLVMKNKEFYRFYQTEPFLETDDRRATQDSLPQRTLIELDPAGPRYLVLFNPIEQERLCVVTVLVNTVRVRVLTEDGQTLPVQLSAQWSSASQMSAEVFEATFMVRVPPLGLAVFHLYDSPDSPMTLRSDTLLRLSGRGATARAADPLPVRSQQSDPQTFYISSQSLTLGFSGTTGLLESIKRKDDPQEVKVQMQFMVYGTRPSKDKSGAYLFLPDGKAKPYNQKEPPVVRVVEGPLFSEVVAHYQHFQQTIRIHNVPGVDGLSIDITTMVDIRDQTNKELAMRLVTDIQSGDVFYTDLNGFQMQPRRHYLKLPLQANFYPMPSQAYIQDSHHRLTLHTAQSLGVTSLESGQLEVIMDRRLMQDDNRGLGQGLKDNKKTANRFRLLLERRSTGNKMMDSATTSFPSILSHMTNSFLNHEVLALPVLPKRRGIPPLQTFAPLKSILPCDFHLLNLRSIQGQQDPNSPSPYTALLLHRLALDCGLESQNLGFNCTTTQGQLSVSGLFKNLDLQLLQPMSLTLMHSSAPLANDSTISLDPMEISAFKLKLR